Below is a window of Bacteroidia bacterium DNA.
ACCTCTGAATATATTTATCAGGAAGACCCTTTTGCCATAAACCAAGATGAAAACAACATAGCTCCTGATAATGCTTTTGTAGCTACGTGGTATATTGTTCGCGGAATAGGCGAAAGGGTATTTATACTTCCCGGTAGAATTATTTCCAAGTGGTTCCAAAAAATCCCATCAGAACTACCTTTTGCAAATGGCTGTGCATATAACTTTGCAGCACCATTATTAGGTTGCAGTTATTATGATTTTCCAGCAAAGATGTATGATATCCTCTACCCCAATTATGCCGCCAAAGGATTGCATGGGACAGTAGTAGCCCCATCCTTTATGTATGATTATGGCAACTTCGGCAATAAAGGTCTGCTGATTTCAGCGTTCATATTAAGCTTTTTGATCATTACTGTTCAAAATATTTTCAAAACTCATTCAAAAATTAGTTTTGCGCTAAACTTCTATTATGTTGCTATATTAATTTCATCAGCAATCAGCACTTTAATGTTCTCAGGTGGCTGGGGATTAATAATCATATTGTTTTTACTTTTTAGAAATAAATTCTCCACATTAAATTGAATAGAATTAAAATTTGCCATATAACTACAGTTCATCATGCTTTAGATGACCGTATTTTTTTTAAAGAATGTACAGCACTTAGTAAAGCAGGTTATGTTGTCTTTATTGTGGCTCCCGACAGTGGAGGAATAAAATATAATCAGGGCATTACAATAATAAGTCTAACCTCTACCAGCAACCGTTTATTCCGAGCCACATTTTTATCCTTTAGTGCTTTAAAAAAGGCATTAAAAACAAAAGCTTCGGTATATCATTTTCACGATCCGGAGTTAATGCCTATTGGAGTAATATTAAAAATATTGGGTAAAAAAGTCATTTACGATGTGCATGAAGATCTTCCAAAACAAATTTACTATAAACCCTATATTCCAAATAGACTCTTTAAAACCTTTGCATCATTTATTGTAAAGTATATTGAATTGTTCTGCTGCTTGTTTTTTGATGTAATAGTAGCCGCCACAGAAGATATTGCACGTAAATTCAATGTTACTAAAACTATTGTGATCAGGAACCTTGCCATAGTAGGACTCATTGATAAGCTAAAAGCCTATCACCATAAAAGTGATAAACTAACTTTAATCTATGCTGGCGGGCTTTCCGAAGAGCGCGGCATTAAGGAAATCATTCTGGCACTTGAAAAAGTGAGCATTCCTGTTGAATTATGGCTTTTAGGGTCATGGTCATCAGAATCGTATCAAAAAACATGTTCATCATTAGCCGGCTTTACGAAAACCAAATATTGGGGCTTTATGTCAATGGATCAAGTTTATCCTTACATTAAAGCGGCTGACATTGGTATAGCATTATTATATCCAGCTAAAAATTATGTTACCAGCCTACCTGTAAAAGCTTTTGAGTATATGGCATGTCAAAAACCAATAATCATGTCAAACTTTGATTATTGGAAAAAAATATTTGATGGCTGTGCTTTGTTTACTGACCCGCTGAATCCTGATAAAATTGCGCTTGCCATTGAGCAACTTTATTCCCACAAAACACTTGCTGAGCAACTTGCCGCAAATGGACGTAAATTAATTTTGGAGCAATATAGTTGGGAAAACGAAAGCTCTAAACTCATTAATGCTTATGAAAAGTTAGTTTATGAAGATTGAAACTATTGACATTAATCATACCGCTTATTTGAATTTGGTAAAGCAATATGGTGGTATTTTTCACCAACCCGAATGGCTAAAGCTATTTGATGATGAGCAAATGCGAATTGCCGGAATTTTTGATAATGATCATAAAATTATCGGAACATTTTACTTTAGTCTATCAAAAAAATTATTCTTCAAACATCTTAAAACAACACCTTTTAATCCTAATTGCGGGTTAATCTTTTACAATCGAACCTCCAATAAATCAAATGCATTATCTTTTGAAAAAAAAATACATCATCATATTATCAACTATTTAAATCAACAAAAAGCTCACCTCATAACCCTCGCCTTGCCTTGCGAAATAACTGATACACAGCCGTACTTTTGGAATAATTTTAAGGTCGTTCCATTTTACACTTATATGATTGATTTAAAACAAGACGAAAATCAATTGTTAACATCGTGTTCTGCACAACGAAGAAATGATTTGAAAAAAGCAAATAAAGAGGGTATTGTTGCTTTACAAACATATGATTATAATGAAGTATTAAATTTAGTATTAAAAACATTTAAAAGGAAATCAACAGCCGTAAATCAAACTTTACTACACAAAATATTATTTTCGTTTGCTAACGAGCATAATAGCTTTGCTTATGTTGCTTACCAAAACGGCATACCAATAGCTGCATCCTT
It encodes the following:
- a CDS encoding glycosyltransferase family 4 protein, whose product is MNRIKICHITTVHHALDDRIFFKECTALSKAGYVVFIVAPDSGGIKYNQGITIISLTSTSNRLFRATFLSFSALKKALKTKASVYHFHDPELMPIGVILKILGKKVIYDVHEDLPKQIYYKPYIPNRLFKTFASFIVKYIELFCCLFFDVIVAATEDIARKFNVTKTIVIRNLAIVGLIDKLKAYHHKSDKLTLIYAGGLSEERGIKEIILALEKVSIPVELWLLGSWSSESYQKTCSSLAGFTKTKYWGFMSMDQVYPYIKAADIGIALLYPAKNYVTSLPVKAFEYMACQKPIIMSNFDYWKKIFDGCALFTDPLNPDKIALAIEQLYSHKTLAEQLAANGRKLILEQYSWENESSKLINAYEKLVYED
- a CDS encoding GNAT family N-acetyltransferase, which codes for MKIETIDINHTAYLNLVKQYGGIFHQPEWLKLFDDEQMRIAGIFDNDHKIIGTFYFSLSKKLFFKHLKTTPFNPNCGLIFYNRTSNKSNALSFEKKIHHHIINYLNQQKAHLITLALPCEITDTQPYFWNNFKVVPFYTYMIDLKQDENQLLTSCSAQRRNDLKKANKEGIVALQTYDYNEVLNLVLKTFKRKSTAVNQTLLHKILFSFANEHNSFAYVAYQNGIPIAASFCIHDSQKAYYLLGGYDDKAGSSSGGALSLWNCISHAKQAGLQKFDFEGSMIKEVEKYMRGFGPELYPYYMINRAILPLELALKFIVRNRF